Within Burkholderia latens, the genomic segment GCGCTTGGCGCGTTGTTCGAGTGTTGCAGTGCTCATGTGATTCTCCGGATCAGCGGCTCATCGTTCGGTGAGGCCGGGCGCGCTGCTCGTCGCTGCCGGTCGCGGCGCGTGGGCCGCGTCGTGCGGCGCCCAGCGGGCCGGCCAGATACGCAACGCCAAGCGCGTGTAGAACTCGTCCACATAGAATCCCGCGTAGCTCCAGCGCCGCCACGTCGCAAAGCGGCGCGGGCAGCGTTGCAGCGCCGCCAGGCCGACATAGAGCAGCGCCATGCCCGCGAGCGCGACCGGGCCCGCGACGTTGAACGGCGTATCCGCGACGCCGAGCGGGAGCTTGTGCGCCAGCGCGGCCACCGCCGTATAGCCGGCGATCAGCGTGGCGCCGAAGCCCGCGTGCGTCCACGCGCGGGCGGGCTCGTCTCCTTCAGTCACCGGAATCCACAGCAGCGGCGCCCACGCCAGCGCGAGCACGCCGCTCCACCACCACGGCCAGCTTCCCGTCGGCGCCAGCATCTGCACGAGCATGACGACGACGAGGCTCGCGGCCGGCGCAAGCACCAGGCTCGGTGTGGCTGCGTCGCGCCGGCCGCGCATGATCTGCAGTCGCGTGTTCTGCACCGCCGACGACGCGGAAAGAAACGTATGCGCCTTGTAGAGCGAATGACCGATCAGGTGCAGCGCAGCCAGCTGATACAGGCCGAGGCCGCACTCGAGCACCATGAAGCCCATCTGCGCCACGGTGGACCACGCCAGACGCACCTTGATGCTGATGCGCGTGAGCATGACGAATCCGGCCAGGAACGTGGTGCCGAGCCCGAAACCGACCAGCAGCCAGCGTGCGGCCGGCGCGACGGCGAGCAGCGGTGCGAAGCGCATCAGCAGGTAACCCGCCAGGTTGACGACGCCTGCATGCAGCAGCGCCGACACCGGAGTCGGCGCTTCCATCACCTGGATCAGCCAGCCATGGACCGGGAACAGCGCGGTGCGCAGGACGATCGCGAGCACCAGGCAGACTGCACTCGCCTGCAACGGTGTCGACGCGCCGTACGCGGCAATGTGATCCCGAAGCGCGGCGAACGTGCCGCCGCCCGCCTCCGCCCACGCCAGGCCAGCCGCCGCGAGCAGCAACAGATCGGCCAACCGGTCGACGATCTGCTTCTTGTAGGCTGCCAGTCGCGCGAACGGGCGATCCCGGTAGAAGCACAGCAGATCGCGCAGCCACACGCCGACGCCGGCCCATGCCGCGATCAGCAGCAGCCAGTGACCGGACAGCAACAGCACATGCACGGACGCGAGCACGCCGGCGAATGCAGCGGCGTAACGCGGCTGGCCCGGTTCGCCATGCAGATAGCGCCCGGAGAACACGCCGATCACGGTCCCGAGCAACTGCACCAGCGCGGCCATCCACGCGGCGAGCGGGGTCACTTCGATCCACG encodes:
- a CDS encoding NADH-quinone oxidoreductase subunit L; protein product: MPVTHVVSFVCALAPAVLMSTAAALLGFRPDDSRAVWKPFHWLAAIALLVALIQPVVLATAAPPAANIHDGAWTAWIEVTPLAAWMAALVQLLGTVIGVFSGRYLHGEPGQPRYAAAFAGVLASVHVLLLSGHWLLLIAAWAGVGVWLRDLLCFYRDRPFARLAAYKKQIVDRLADLLLLAAAGLAWAEAGGGTFAALRDHIAAYGASTPLQASAVCLVLAIVLRTALFPVHGWLIQVMEAPTPVSALLHAGVVNLAGYLLMRFAPLLAVAPAARWLLVGFGLGTTFLAGFVMLTRISIKVRLAWSTVAQMGFMVLECGLGLYQLAALHLIGHSLYKAHTFLSASSAVQNTRLQIMRGRRDAATPSLVLAPAASLVVVMLVQMLAPTGSWPWWWSGVLALAWAPLLWIPVTEGDEPARAWTHAGFGATLIAGYTAVAALAHKLPLGVADTPFNVAGPVALAGMALLYVGLAALQRCPRRFATWRRWSYAGFYVDEFYTRLALRIWPARWAPHDAAHAPRPAATSSAPGLTER